One region of Acidobacteriota bacterium genomic DNA includes:
- the ftrA gene encoding transcriptional regulator FtrA, whose protein sequence is MAARSLLVVALTHDRASALELGIVTEVFGLQRPEIDPWYRFELRSMDPGPLQATGGLGLVVDDDLSILSQADLVIVPGWRGPEDAVPEPVIAALQRAHRRGCRLVSICSGAFVLAATGVLAGRRATTHWLYAPILERLYPEIEVDPDVLYVDEGQILTSAGSAAGFDLCLHLVRQDYGAAVANRVARRLVVAPHREGGQAQFIERPLAGDGSGDLAPTLDWLRDRLAEPHTAESVAAGLHISARTLARRFRSHLGTTLHRWLTGERVLHAQSLLETTADDLETIAQRSGFSDARLLRLHFRRTLGISPSAYRKRFAAGDGVEKAAVSLR, encoded by the coding sequence ATGGCTGCTCGGTCTCTCCTCGTCGTCGCGCTGACCCACGATCGTGCCAGTGCCCTCGAGCTCGGCATCGTCACCGAGGTTTTCGGTCTGCAACGGCCGGAGATCGACCCGTGGTATCGCTTCGAGCTGCGTTCGATGGACCCGGGACCGCTGCAGGCCACCGGTGGGCTCGGCTTGGTGGTGGACGACGATCTGTCCATTCTGTCGCAGGCGGACCTGGTGATCGTCCCCGGCTGGCGTGGCCCGGAGGATGCCGTGCCCGAACCGGTCATCGCTGCCCTGCAGCGTGCCCATCGGCGCGGCTGCCGCCTGGTGTCGATCTGCTCCGGGGCCTTCGTGCTGGCAGCCACCGGCGTGCTCGCTGGCCGGCGGGCGACCACTCACTGGCTGTATGCGCCAATCCTCGAGCGGCTCTATCCGGAGATCGAGGTCGACCCCGACGTTCTCTATGTCGACGAAGGACAAATCCTCACCTCCGCCGGCAGCGCCGCGGGCTTCGATCTCTGTTTGCACCTAGTGCGCCAAGACTACGGTGCCGCCGTCGCCAACCGGGTGGCTCGCCGGCTGGTGGTGGCGCCCCACCGCGAGGGTGGCCAGGCGCAGTTCATCGAGCGTCCGTTGGCCGGCGACGGCAGCGGTGACCTGGCGCCGACCCTCGACTGGCTGCGCGACCGTCTCGCCGAGCCCCACACCGCCGAGTCCGTCGCCGCCGGCCTGCACATCAGCGCCCGCACCCTGGCGCGGCGCTTTCGGTCCCACCTCGGCACCACCCTCCATCGCTGGCTCACCGGCGAGCGCGTTCTCCACGCCCAGTCCCTTCTCGAAACCACCGCCGACGATCTCGAGACCATCGCCCAGCGCAGCGGCTTCAGCGACGCGCGCCTCCTACGCCTCCACTTCCGCCGCACCCTCGGCATCAGTCCGAGCGCCTACCGCAAGAGGTTCGCGGCCGGGGACGGGGTGGAGAAGGCCGCTGTCTCGTTGCGATAG
- a CDS encoding ABC transporter permease, whose translation MRNLKLALRSLRKSPAFTGIALLTLALGIGANAAIFSVVNAVILRPLPYDDPERIAVLWEEKDGRPWTISPPNFLDWREQNQTFESMALVHPAYLTLTGGDEPERLLAMQVSHDFFAALGAQPNPGRGFLPLEDQAGRDKVAVISYGLWQSRFAGDPDLVGKTVSLNASTYEVIGIMPEKARIPYLSNPQVFVPRVLSDDELTLEGRATRKFRILARLKEGVTVDQAQRDMDAITDRLASEYPTANKGWSSGMALLVEDALGPIQKNLYLLLAGVGLVLLIACANLVNLILARSTGRQRELALRMALGADRGSLARQMMTETALLTLGGGALGLMLSSWVLKIVVRYAPRSIMRLDEVGIDGRVILFTLGATILTALLVGLLPALRGARFSLVPALQDGGGRTAGSARQNRFRNALVVAQTALLMVLLVAGGLVARSFYKLQSKSPGFETEGRVIMAMSVPTSKYPDRDAIAEFYRRALEEVRSRPGVREAGGLTTRPLTMGGLELQYHVAGQPVPDPADVPVAAFDLVTPGYFRTLGIPLLRGRTFRDSDHGEAPLVMVVNQTLAELVWPGENPVGQRLSTAGPDGPYAEVVGVVGDVRESGMDLEPRPAMYKPHPQMAFPLPYLQVVVWGEEDRLGGLSEQVRSAIWKIDADQPIAPSLTLERFVSDSVSRQRFLLMVLLAFAVLAFMLAAVGIYGVVSYGVSQRTQEIGVRMALGSQANEILSWVLRRGLKPVLLGIGLGVVFTLLVGRLLESLLFEVSSTDVMTITSTAVLLLAVAVAAVLLPARRASRVDPMLALRD comes from the coding sequence ATGAGGAATCTCAAACTGGCGCTGCGGAGCTTGCGCAAGAGCCCGGCCTTCACCGGCATCGCGCTGCTCACCTTGGCCCTCGGCATCGGCGCCAACGCGGCGATCTTCAGCGTCGTCAACGCGGTCATCCTGCGGCCCCTGCCCTATGACGATCCGGAGCGCATCGCGGTGCTCTGGGAAGAGAAGGATGGTCGCCCCTGGACCATCTCGCCGCCGAATTTTCTCGATTGGCGAGAGCAGAACCAGACCTTCGAGTCGATGGCTCTGGTCCATCCCGCCTATCTCACCCTGACCGGCGGCGACGAGCCGGAGCGGCTGCTCGCGATGCAGGTTTCGCACGACTTTTTCGCCGCCCTCGGGGCGCAGCCCAACCCGGGCCGCGGCTTCCTGCCGCTCGAGGACCAGGCGGGACGGGACAAGGTGGCGGTGATCAGCTACGGCCTGTGGCAGAGCCGCTTCGCCGGCGATCCGGACCTGGTCGGCAAGACCGTCTCCCTCAACGCCTCGACCTACGAGGTGATCGGCATCATGCCGGAGAAGGCGCGCATTCCCTATCTCTCCAATCCGCAGGTCTTCGTGCCCCGCGTGCTCAGCGACGACGAGCTCACCCTCGAGGGTCGGGCGACGCGCAAGTTCCGCATCCTGGCGCGCCTCAAGGAGGGGGTGACGGTGGACCAGGCGCAGCGCGACATGGACGCCATCACCGATCGCCTGGCGAGCGAGTACCCGACCGCCAACAAGGGCTGGAGCTCGGGCATGGCGTTGCTGGTGGAGGACGCCCTCGGTCCGATCCAGAAGAATCTCTACCTGCTGCTGGCGGGCGTCGGCCTGGTTCTCCTGATCGCCTGCGCCAATCTGGTCAACTTGATCCTGGCGCGCAGCACCGGTCGCCAGCGGGAGCTCGCCCTGCGCATGGCCCTGGGGGCCGATCGCGGCAGCCTGGCGCGCCAGATGATGACCGAGACGGCGCTGCTGACCCTCGGCGGCGGCGCCCTCGGCCTAATGCTCTCGTCTTGGGTGCTGAAGATCGTGGTGCGCTATGCGCCGCGCTCGATCATGCGCCTCGACGAGGTTGGCATCGACGGCCGGGTGATCCTCTTCACCCTGGGCGCAACCATCCTGACGGCGCTGCTGGTGGGGCTCTTGCCGGCCCTGCGCGGGGCGCGCTTCTCCTTGGTTCCGGCGCTCCAGGATGGCGGCGGGCGGACCGCCGGATCGGCGCGCCAGAATCGCTTCCGCAACGCCCTGGTGGTAGCTCAAACGGCGCTTTTGATGGTGCTCTTGGTGGCCGGTGGATTGGTGGCCCGCAGCTTCTACAAGCTGCAGTCGAAGAGCCCCGGCTTCGAGACCGAGGGACGAGTGATCATGGCGATGTCGGTACCGACCTCGAAGTATCCGGACCGTGACGCCATCGCCGAGTTCTATCGCCGCGCCCTCGAAGAGGTGCGGTCCCGGCCGGGAGTGCGAGAAGCCGGCGGCCTGACCACTCGGCCCCTCACCATGGGTGGCCTGGAGCTGCAGTACCACGTTGCCGGCCAGCCGGTGCCGGATCCGGCGGATGTGCCGGTGGCGGCCTTCGACCTGGTCACGCCGGGATACTTCCGCACCCTTGGCATTCCGCTATTGCGCGGACGCACCTTCCGAGACAGCGACCATGGCGAAGCGCCGCTCGTGATGGTGGTCAACCAGACCCTCGCCGAGCTGGTGTGGCCGGGAGAGAACCCGGTCGGCCAGCGCCTCAGCACCGCCGGACCGGACGGTCCCTATGCCGAGGTGGTCGGGGTGGTTGGCGACGTGCGCGAGTCGGGGATGGACCTCGAGCCGCGGCCGGCGATGTACAAGCCTCATCCCCAGATGGCCTTCCCCTTGCCCTATCTGCAGGTCGTGGTGTGGGGAGAAGAGGACCGCCTCGGGGGTCTTTCGGAGCAGGTGCGCTCGGCCATCTGGAAGATCGACGCCGATCAGCCGATCGCCCCCAGCCTGACCCTCGAACGCTTCGTTTCCGACAGCGTCTCGCGGCAGCGTTTCTTGCTGATGGTGCTGCTGGCCTTTGCCGTCCTCGCTTTCATGCTGGCAGCGGTGGGGATCTATGGCGTGGTGAGCTACGGCGTCAGCCAACGCACCCAGGAGATCGGCGTCCGCATGGCCCTGGGCTCCCAGGCCAACGAGATCCTGAGCTGGGTGCTGCGCCGGGGCCTCAAGCCGGTTCTACTCGGCATCGGTCTCGGTGTCGTTTTCACCCTGTTGGTCGGCCGACTACTCGAGAGCCTGCTCTTCGAGGTCAGCTCGACGGACGTCATGACCATCACCTCGACCGCCGTTCTGCTGTTGGCGGTGGCGGTGGCGGCGGTCCTGCTGCCGGCGCGGCGGGCGTCGAGGGTGGACCCGATGCTGGCCCTGCGCGACTGA
- a CDS encoding GNAT family N-acetyltransferase: MNSGLVNIRPLAEADLAELLELCAEHAAYERQRFERGEQELRWRDMILGREPRLRCWVAEDATGLVGFASCSTEAATWSASQYVHLDCLYLRPQARGSGLGRQLLRRVAATAEAVGSDHLQWQTPVWNHRAASFYRRLGATARHKLRFALGGTALADLLADRPTEPTAPDPEPGPDTYAPRQCRFLGIETWQDWQCKLYGITRGGAEISAEQADAARQAVRATLPTPGQGPGRFGLGFAILHAGTEANWLLVDWWTDGGILRQKMLAAPLDQASGFVAVSDPEITACVWELAVIDHERRAWIEAGMARPSAVDEGTYLGRVLEGDI, encoded by the coding sequence ATGAACAGTGGACTGGTGAACATCCGCCCGCTGGCGGAAGCGGACCTCGCCGAGCTTCTCGAGCTTTGCGCCGAGCACGCCGCCTACGAGCGGCAGCGCTTCGAGCGCGGCGAGCAAGAGCTCCGTTGGCGCGACATGATCCTCGGTCGCGAGCCGCGGCTGCGCTGCTGGGTGGCCGAAGACGCGACCGGCTTGGTGGGCTTCGCGAGCTGCTCGACCGAGGCCGCCACCTGGTCGGCGTCCCAGTACGTCCACCTCGACTGTCTCTACCTGCGTCCGCAGGCCCGCGGCAGCGGGCTGGGAAGACAACTCCTGCGCCGAGTCGCCGCGACCGCCGAAGCGGTCGGCAGCGATCACCTGCAGTGGCAGACGCCGGTGTGGAACCACCGCGCCGCCAGCTTCTATCGTCGGCTGGGCGCGACGGCTCGCCACAAGCTGCGCTTTGCCCTCGGCGGCACCGCCCTCGCCGACCTGCTGGCCGATCGACCGACGGAGCCCACGGCGCCAGACCCCGAGCCCGGCCCAGACACCTATGCCCCGCGCCAGTGCCGCTTTCTGGGGATCGAAACCTGGCAGGACTGGCAGTGCAAGCTCTACGGCATCACGCGGGGAGGAGCCGAGATCTCGGCCGAACAGGCTGACGCCGCCCGCCAAGCCGTGCGTGCGACCCTGCCGACGCCCGGCCAAGGCCCCGGCCGATTCGGCCTCGGCTTCGCCATCCTCCACGCCGGTACCGAGGCCAACTGGCTGCTGGTGGACTGGTGGACCGACGGCGGCATTCTGCGCCAGAAGATGCTCGCCGCGCCCCTCGACCAGGCATCAGGGTTCGTTGCCGTCAGCGATCCCGAAATCACCGCCTGCGTTTGGGAGCTGGCGGTGATCGATCACGAGCGGCGAGCCTGGATCGAGGCCGGCATGGCCCGGCCCTCGGCGGTCGACGAAGGGACCTACCTGGGCCGAGTGCTCGAGGGCGACATCTAG
- a CDS encoding rhodanese-like domain-containing protein, whose product MRSAVQQFRPAPSAAAVTHFARRLSFETDCWDVHFALTEQEQDFVLLDVRSPDLYAKGHLPKALSLPHSEISRERLAEYPDETLFITYCSGPHCNGANRAALRIARLDRPVKMMIGGVTGWLDEGFELVGDGGA is encoded by the coding sequence ATCCGATCCGCCGTTCAGCAGTTTCGTCCCGCCCCCTCCGCCGCCGCGGTGACCCACTTCGCCCGCCGGCTGAGCTTCGAGACCGACTGCTGGGACGTCCACTTCGCCCTCACCGAGCAAGAGCAGGACTTCGTTCTTCTCGACGTGCGCTCGCCGGACCTCTACGCCAAGGGACACCTACCGAAGGCCCTGTCCCTCCCCCACAGCGAGATCAGTCGAGAGCGCCTCGCCGAATACCCCGACGAAACCCTGTTCATCACCTACTGCTCCGGTCCGCACTGCAACGGCGCGAATCGGGCCGCCCTGCGGATCGCGCGCCTCGACCGGCCGGTGAAGATGATGATCGGCGGCGTCACGGGCTGGCTCGACGAGGGATTCGAGCTGGTCGGAGACGGCGGCGCATGA
- a CDS encoding barstar family protein codes for MRTHLDHLFEPGGPYVSAGLGESERRNWNTQAFYARPGLRCCARNLRGPKMRTVQGLMNEFPAALQFFDDFGENWYALEECLSYLDEWLPADAYILVIERCEELLKDEPGELTTFLKVLHAVGSFWSQTIDDKSRFSRKAIPFNVLLHFSQDSGKKLRRLREVANQAGVPLHESS; via the coding sequence ATGCGGACTCACCTCGACCACCTGTTCGAACCCGGCGGTCCATATGTGTCAGCCGGGCTCGGCGAGAGCGAGCGAAGGAACTGGAACACCCAGGCGTTTTACGCTCGACCGGGCCTGAGATGCTGTGCGCGCAACCTCAGGGGCCCGAAGATGAGAACGGTCCAAGGACTGATGAATGAATTCCCGGCAGCCCTGCAGTTCTTCGACGACTTCGGAGAAAATTGGTACGCGCTCGAAGAGTGTCTCAGCTACTTGGATGAGTGGCTCCCGGCCGACGCCTACATCCTCGTCATCGAGCGATGTGAAGAGCTTCTGAAAGATGAGCCTGGCGAGCTAACGACATTCCTCAAGGTACTTCATGCGGTGGGCTCGTTCTGGTCGCAGACCATCGATGACAAGTCCCGTTTCAGCCGAAAGGCAATTCCCTTCAATGTTCTCCTCCATTTTTCGCAAGACTCAGGGAAGAAGCTTAGAAGGCTCAGAGAAGTCGCCAATCAGGCCGGGGTTCCCCTACACGAATCGTCCTGA
- a CDS encoding prepilin-type N-terminal cleavage/methylation domain-containing protein, with amino-acid sequence MKRQASTNQQGFTLLELIIVVAMIGILATIALPSLRDYPMRTKEAVLRTNLHTLRFVLDRYHGDTGHYPSSLQALVDGGYLRRVPVDPLAGTGGAWVLLFENEELHEVEAVNMDLSDSAGIMDVRSSSALTSLDGTLYSDW; translated from the coding sequence ATGAAACGGCAAGCTTCCACGAACCAGCAAGGGTTCACACTGCTGGAACTGATCATCGTGGTGGCAATGATCGGAATTCTCGCCACGATCGCGTTACCGAGTCTTCGAGACTATCCGATGCGGACCAAAGAGGCTGTCCTGCGAACGAACCTTCACACCCTGAGGTTTGTCCTCGATCGATATCACGGTGACACAGGGCACTACCCGAGCTCGCTGCAAGCGCTCGTGGATGGAGGATACTTGCGTCGCGTTCCGGTCGATCCGCTGGCCGGGACGGGAGGCGCATGGGTGCTTCTCTTCGAGAATGAGGAGCTCCACGAAGTCGAAGCGGTGAACATGGATCTGTCTGATAGCGCCGGAATCATGGACGTTCGCTCGAGCTCGGCGCTCACCAGCCTGGATGGAACCTTGTATTCAGACTGGTAG